In one Kitasatospora cineracea genomic region, the following are encoded:
- a CDS encoding APC family permease, whose translation MPADLPKRILIGRALRSDKLGETLLPKRIALPVFASDALSSVAYAPEEILLTLSLAGASAIHFSWQIGVVVAIVMLAVVASYRQNVHAYPSGGGDYEVATVNHGPNSGLVVASALMVDYILTVAVSTTSGVANVVSAVPALRGHEMALSVFLVILLMGMNLRGVRESGSAFAVPTYAFMVGVMGMVVYGLIRHFGFGAALPAESSSYHLAATPGNSSLAGFALVFLLLKAFSSGCAALTGVEAISNGVPAFRKPKSKNAATTLLMMASIAVTMFMGIIYLAHLTGTQMAENPAEQLIGAPENYHQKTVLAQISEAVFSNFTPGFYFVAATTGLILVLAANTAFNGFPVLGSILAQDRYLPRQLHTRGDRLAFSNGIVLLAGAAILFIVAFGADPNRLIQLYIVGVFVAFNMSQSGMIRHWTRLLKTETDPKKRAHMQRSRAINTFGLVMTMAVLIVVLATKIGHAWIAIALMVVLFVMMKAIRRHYDRVNAELKAAEEPDDAAPPTRVHAIVLVSKIHKPALRALAYARLARAQTLEAVTVNVDPEDTAALRQDWDERGLDVPLKVLDSPYREVTGPVLEYVKNLRRSSPRDVVAVYIPEYVVGHWYEHLLHNQSALRLKGRLLFKPGVMVTSVPWQLESSERRKAPKAWSAPGAVRRGEPRRRPAPTGSASSAGSAGPADEGRGGTDTAPRD comes from the coding sequence ATGCCTGCTGACCTACCGAAACGCATCCTGATCGGGCGTGCGCTGCGCAGCGACAAGCTGGGGGAGACGCTCCTCCCCAAGCGGATCGCGCTGCCGGTGTTCGCCTCGGACGCGCTCTCCTCCGTCGCGTACGCGCCCGAGGAGATCCTGCTGACGCTGTCGCTGGCCGGCGCCTCGGCCATCCACTTCTCGTGGCAGATCGGCGTCGTGGTCGCCATCGTCATGCTCGCGGTGGTCGCCTCCTACCGGCAGAACGTGCACGCCTACCCGAGCGGCGGCGGCGACTACGAGGTCGCCACCGTCAACCACGGGCCGAACTCCGGCCTGGTGGTGGCGAGCGCGCTGATGGTCGACTACATCCTCACCGTGGCGGTCTCGACCACCTCCGGCGTGGCCAACGTGGTCTCGGCGGTGCCCGCGCTGCGCGGGCACGAGATGGCGCTGTCGGTGTTCCTGGTCATCCTGCTGATGGGGATGAACCTGCGCGGCGTGCGCGAGTCCGGCTCGGCGTTCGCCGTCCCGACGTACGCGTTCATGGTCGGCGTCATGGGCATGGTGGTGTACGGCCTGATCAGGCACTTCGGGTTCGGGGCCGCGCTGCCCGCGGAGAGCTCCTCGTACCACCTGGCGGCGACGCCCGGGAACAGCTCGCTGGCCGGGTTCGCGCTGGTGTTCCTGCTGCTGAAGGCGTTCTCCTCGGGCTGTGCGGCGCTGACCGGTGTGGAGGCGATCTCCAACGGCGTCCCGGCGTTCCGCAAGCCGAAGAGCAAGAACGCGGCGACCACGCTGCTGATGATGGCCTCCATCGCCGTGACGATGTTCATGGGCATCATCTACCTGGCCCACCTGACCGGCACGCAGATGGCCGAGAACCCGGCCGAGCAGCTGATCGGCGCGCCCGAGAACTACCACCAGAAGACCGTGCTGGCGCAGATCTCCGAGGCGGTGTTCTCCAACTTCACGCCCGGCTTCTACTTCGTCGCCGCCACCACCGGCCTGATCCTGGTGCTGGCCGCCAACACCGCCTTCAACGGCTTCCCGGTGCTCGGCTCGATCCTCGCCCAGGACCGCTACCTGCCCCGGCAGCTGCACACCCGCGGCGACCGGCTCGCCTTCTCCAACGGCATCGTGCTGCTGGCCGGCGCGGCGATCCTGTTCATCGTGGCGTTCGGCGCCGACCCGAACCGGCTGATCCAGCTGTACATCGTCGGCGTCTTCGTGGCGTTCAACATGAGCCAGTCCGGCATGATCCGGCACTGGACCAGGCTGCTGAAGACCGAGACCGACCCGAAGAAGCGCGCCCACATGCAGCGCAGCCGGGCGATCAACACCTTCGGCCTGGTGATGACCATGGCCGTGCTGATCGTGGTGCTCGCCACCAAGATCGGCCACGCCTGGATCGCCATCGCCCTGATGGTCGTGCTGTTCGTCATGATGAAGGCGATCCGCCGCCACTACGACCGGGTCAACGCCGAGCTCAAGGCCGCCGAGGAGCCCGACGACGCCGCCCCGCCGACCCGGGTGCACGCCATCGTGCTGGTCTCCAAGATCCACAAGCCCGCGCTGCGCGCCCTCGCGTACGCCCGCCTGGCCCGGGCCCAGACCCTGGAGGCCGTCACCGTCAACGTCGACCCCGAGGACACCGCGGCGCTGCGGCAGGACTGGGACGAGCGCGGACTGGACGTGCCGCTGAAGGTCCTGGACTCGCCGTACCGCGAGGTCACCGGGCCGGTGCTGGAGTACGTCAAGAACCTGCGCCGCTCCAGCCCGCGCGACGTCGTCGCGGTCTACATCCCCGAGTACGTGGTCGGCCACTGGTACGAGCACCTGCTGCACAACCAGAGCGCGCTGCGGCTCAAGGGGCGGCTGCTGTTCAAGCCCGGTGTGATGGTGACCTCCGTACCCTGGCAGTTGGAGTCCTCGGAGCGGCGCAAGGCGCCCAAGGCGTGGTCCGCGCCCGGCGCGGTGCGCCGCGGTGAGCCGCGGCGGCGGCCGGCGCCGACCGGTTCGGCGAGTTCGGCCGGTTCGGCCGGTCCGGCCGACGAGGGCCGGGGCGGGACGGACACCGCGCCGCGCGACTGA
- a CDS encoding class I SAM-dependent RNA methyltransferase — MRPAQPVLRQPSGDPLVGERYEVEVGPVAHGGHCVARHEGRVLFVRHALPGERVVAQVTEGTTTSRFLRADAVEVLEASKDRIEAPCPFSGPGKCGGCDWQHVTPGGQRKLKAAVLTEQLAKLAGLTLEEARWDGSVEPVGGKLPAGEVPAWRTRVQYAVDEEGVIGLRKHRSHDVQPIDRCLIAAPGVSELGIESRDWTGVAAVEAIAAAGSSDRQVILRPRPGEQLPLVELDRETSIARIDEQDLFHRVHGRTFVRERATDRTWRVSEGGFWQVHPEAPDTLVDAVLAGLDPQWGESALDLYCGVGLFAGALAERVGEEGAVLGIESGKQAVADARHNLAALEHVRIECDKVETLLPRTGITSTDLIVLDPPRAGAGRDTVAHLSSLAARRIAYVACDPAALARDLAFFREGGYRPVSLRAFDLFPMTQHFECVAILEPVR, encoded by the coding sequence CTGCGGCCCGCGCAGCCGGTGCTGCGGCAGCCCTCCGGGGACCCGCTGGTCGGCGAGCGCTACGAGGTCGAGGTCGGGCCGGTCGCGCACGGCGGGCACTGCGTGGCCCGGCACGAGGGCCGGGTGCTGTTCGTCCGGCACGCGCTGCCCGGCGAGCGGGTGGTCGCTCAGGTCACCGAGGGCACCACCACCTCGCGCTTCCTGCGGGCCGACGCGGTGGAGGTGCTGGAGGCCTCCAAGGACCGGATCGAGGCGCCCTGCCCGTTCTCCGGCCCCGGCAAGTGCGGCGGCTGCGACTGGCAGCACGTCACCCCCGGCGGGCAGCGCAAGCTCAAGGCCGCCGTCCTCACCGAGCAGCTCGCCAAGCTGGCCGGCCTCACCCTCGAGGAGGCCCGCTGGGACGGCTCGGTCGAGCCGGTCGGCGGCAAGCTCCCCGCGGGCGAGGTCCCGGCCTGGCGCACCCGGGTGCAGTACGCGGTCGACGAGGAGGGCGTGATCGGCCTGCGCAAGCACCGCTCGCACGACGTCCAGCCGATTGACCGCTGCCTGATCGCCGCGCCCGGCGTCAGCGAGCTCGGCATCGAGTCCCGCGACTGGACCGGGGTGGCCGCCGTCGAGGCGATCGCCGCGGCGGGCTCCTCCGACCGGCAGGTGATCCTGCGGCCGCGGCCCGGCGAGCAGCTGCCGCTGGTCGAGCTGGACCGCGAGACGTCCATCGCCCGGATCGACGAGCAGGACCTGTTCCACCGCGTCCACGGCCGCACCTTCGTCCGCGAGCGCGCCACCGACCGCACCTGGCGGGTCTCCGAGGGCGGCTTCTGGCAGGTCCACCCCGAGGCCCCCGACACCCTGGTCGACGCCGTCCTCGCCGGGCTCGACCCGCAGTGGGGCGAGAGCGCGCTCGACCTGTACTGCGGCGTCGGCCTGTTCGCGGGCGCGCTCGCCGAGCGGGTCGGCGAGGAGGGCGCGGTGCTCGGCATCGAGTCCGGCAAGCAGGCGGTCGCCGACGCCCGGCACAACCTGGCCGCGCTGGAACACGTCCGGATCGAGTGCGACAAGGTCGAGACCCTGCTGCCCCGCACCGGCATCACCTCCACCGACCTGATCGTCCTCGACCCGCCGCGGGCCGGCGCCGGCCGCGACACCGTCGCCCACCTCAGCTCCCTGGCCGCCCGCCGGATCGCCTACGTCGCCTGCGACCCGGCCGCCCTCGCCCGCGACCTCGCCTTCTTCCGCGAGGGCGGCTACCGCCCGGTCTCGCTGCGGGCCTTCGACCTGTTCCCGATGACCCAGCACTTCGAGTGCGTCGCCATCCTGGAGCCGGTCCGGTAA
- a CDS encoding TerD family protein, whose protein sequence is MPLASPPDVSYLSDYAHDWALVDVETSGLVARRDRVLSIAVLTFGPDGVQTGEYATLLNPGCDPGPVHVHGLTPERLSGAPTFEQVAGRIGALLQDRVMVAHNAQFDYDFLAHEFARARLYLPVAQRLCTLALNRRVEPPVAGLGLAALAEYYGVPQTSAHDALDDTRVLAGIFRSSLAEAARLGVPLPLVACPPRQDAQFAPKPPKTPCAYRNPGRPAPGDPLVQGMKIAVTGETATSRAELVARAVDAGLNIMSSVSRHTGVLVTNDSASGSEKARRAVAEGVTIVDEHTFLKLLADVRPGTPYEGPTRGRASVAERPAAPAAPGPVAAPPVPVPAGAPAPAFVPAEAPAPVPAPAGAPPRQRPAAPYPARPFGRRRVLVLGGTHQEASVVRARVVELGGAAAINLSAGVTDVLLLPGGELDRRMARVTALGIPVHPQDWLGTPAAEPLDAPAGNGAVAEVLSRGGVIDLPTAGQWHVAASWAQLADCEIDVVAFVLDEDEQVSCDEDFVFYGAPESPDGSVRLRCDGPTEQSIAVDLAALPPAAHRIAVAAAIDGAETFGSVGAVQVVLAPGVDAPAVAQATLDAATSERTLLLAEIYRRGPRWRFRAVGQGYDHGLEALVRGYGVEVE, encoded by the coding sequence ATGCCACTCGCTTCCCCGCCAGATGTGTCATACCTGTCCGACTACGCGCACGACTGGGCCCTGGTCGACGTCGAGACGTCGGGCCTGGTCGCCCGGCGCGACCGGGTCCTCTCGATCGCGGTGCTGACCTTCGGGCCGGACGGCGTCCAGACCGGCGAGTACGCGACCCTGCTCAACCCGGGCTGCGACCCGGGGCCGGTGCACGTCCACGGCCTGACGCCGGAGCGGCTGAGTGGCGCCCCGACCTTCGAACAGGTGGCGGGCCGGATCGGGGCGCTCCTCCAGGACCGCGTCATGGTGGCCCACAACGCCCAGTTCGACTACGACTTCCTGGCCCACGAGTTCGCCCGGGCCCGGCTCTACCTCCCCGTCGCGCAGCGCCTGTGCACCCTGGCGCTGAACCGGCGGGTGGAACCGCCCGTCGCGGGCCTTGGCCTGGCGGCCCTCGCCGAGTACTACGGCGTGCCGCAGACCAGTGCGCACGACGCGCTGGACGACACGCGTGTCCTCGCGGGGATCTTCCGTTCTTCGCTGGCCGAGGCCGCACGGCTGGGCGTCCCGCTGCCGCTGGTGGCCTGTCCGCCCCGGCAGGACGCGCAGTTCGCGCCGAAGCCGCCGAAGACCCCGTGCGCCTACCGGAACCCAGGACGTCCGGCGCCGGGGGATCCGCTGGTGCAGGGCATGAAGATCGCGGTCACGGGTGAGACCGCCACCTCCCGGGCGGAGCTGGTGGCGCGAGCCGTCGACGCCGGTCTGAACATCATGTCGTCGGTCAGCCGGCACACCGGAGTCTTGGTCACCAACGACTCGGCGTCGGGTTCGGAGAAGGCGCGGAGGGCGGTCGCGGAGGGCGTCACGATCGTCGACGAGCACACCTTCCTCAAGCTGCTGGCGGACGTGAGACCGGGGACGCCGTACGAAGGGCCGACGAGGGGGAGGGCGTCGGTGGCGGAGCGCCCCGCTGCCCCCGCCGCGCCGGGCCCGGTGGCCGCACCGCCCGTTCCCGTCCCGGCCGGGGCCCCTGCTCCTGCTTTCGTCCCGGCCGAGGCGCCTGCTCCTGTTCCCGCTCCGGCCGGGGCGCCCCCGCGGCAGCGGCCCGCCGCCCCGTACCCGGCCAGGCCGTTCGGCCGTCGGCGGGTCCTGGTCCTGGGCGGCACCCATCAGGAGGCGTCCGTCGTGCGGGCCCGGGTCGTCGAACTGGGCGGGGCGGCAGCGATCAACCTCTCGGCCGGCGTCACCGATGTCCTCCTCCTCCCGGGCGGAGAGCTCGACCGCCGGATGGCCCGCGTCACCGCCCTGGGGATCCCGGTGCACCCGCAGGACTGGCTCGGAACGCCCGCAGCGGAGCCGTTGGACGCCCCGGCCGGGAACGGCGCGGTGGCCGAGGTCCTGTCGCGCGGTGGGGTCATCGACCTGCCGACCGCGGGACAGTGGCACGTGGCCGCCTCCTGGGCGCAGTTGGCGGACTGCGAGATCGACGTCGTCGCCTTCGTGCTCGACGAGGACGAACAGGTCTCCTGCGACGAGGACTTCGTCTTCTACGGTGCGCCCGAGAGCCCCGACGGGTCCGTCCGGCTCCGCTGCGACGGCCCCACCGAACAGAGCATCGCCGTCGACCTCGCGGCGCTGCCGCCCGCTGCCCACCGGATCGCGGTTGCCGCGGCCATCGACGGGGCCGAGACCTTCGGGAGCGTCGGGGCGGTCCAGGTGGTGCTCGCCCCGGGCGTCGACGCCCCGGCCGTCGCCCAGGCCACGTTGGACGCCGCCACCAGCGAGCGCACCCTGCTCCTGGCCGAGATCTACCGTAGGGGCCCGCGGTGGCGCTTCCGCGCCGTCGGCCAGGGCTACGACCACGGCCTGGAAGCGCTGGTGCGCGGGTACGGCGTTGAGGTGGAGTAG
- a CDS encoding toxin-antitoxin system HicB family antitoxin has product MAKKQLNVRVDATTAEMARERAEQQGISMNQYIERLVQQDMGEAGRNFVDAAAQFMKEHEAVFLAEFGSPGELQDVRR; this is encoded by the coding sequence ATGGCCAAGAAGCAGCTGAACGTCAGGGTGGACGCGACCACCGCCGAGATGGCCCGCGAGCGGGCGGAGCAGCAGGGGATCAGCATGAACCAGTACATCGAACGGCTGGTGCAGCAGGACATGGGCGAGGCCGGGCGCAACTTCGTGGACGCCGCGGCGCAGTTCATGAAGGAGCACGAGGCGGTGTTCCTGGCCGAGTTCGGGTCGCCCGGCGAACTCCAGGACGTGCGCCGTTGA
- a CDS encoding putative RNA methyltransferase encodes MLQDIEPYLVCPHCARPLALDGRTLRCADSHSFDQARQGYVSLLAGDAKQGTADTAEMVAARGDFLAAGHYAPLERALAAAAAGVAAESGLVADLGAGTGHYLARVLEARPGAAGAALDLSKYALRRAAKAHPRIGAVVCDAWRPLPLRDGAADVLLNVFAPRNGPEMRRVLRPGGRLLVAAPTSRHLRELVGALGLLSVDEDKDRRIGEKLGPWFAPVERTEVEFALRLSRADAAAVVGMGPSAWHTEPAALAAALAALPEPVEVTGSVLVTAYE; translated from the coding sequence TTGCTGCAGGACATCGAGCCCTACCTGGTCTGCCCGCACTGCGCCCGCCCGCTGGCACTGGACGGCCGCACCCTGCGCTGCGCCGACAGCCACAGCTTCGACCAGGCCCGGCAGGGCTACGTGAGCCTGCTGGCGGGGGACGCCAAGCAGGGCACCGCCGACACCGCCGAGATGGTCGCGGCCCGCGGCGACTTCCTGGCGGCCGGCCACTACGCCCCGCTGGAACGGGCGCTGGCCGCGGCCGCCGCCGGGGTCGCGGCGGAGAGCGGACTGGTCGCGGACCTCGGCGCGGGCACCGGCCACTACCTGGCCCGGGTGCTGGAAGCCCGGCCGGGCGCGGCGGGCGCGGCGCTCGACCTGTCCAAGTACGCGCTGCGGCGCGCCGCGAAGGCGCACCCGCGGATCGGCGCGGTGGTCTGCGACGCCTGGCGGCCGCTGCCGCTGCGGGACGGCGCCGCCGACGTGCTGCTGAACGTGTTCGCGCCGCGCAACGGCCCCGAGATGCGGCGGGTGCTGCGCCCCGGCGGTCGGCTGCTGGTGGCCGCCCCCACCTCCCGCCACCTGCGGGAACTGGTGGGCGCGCTGGGCCTGCTGTCGGTGGACGAGGACAAGGACCGGCGGATCGGCGAGAAGCTCGGCCCCTGGTTCGCGCCGGTGGAGCGCACCGAGGTGGAGTTCGCGCTGCGGCTGTCGCGGGCGGACGCCGCCGCCGTGGTCGGCATGGGCCCGAGCGCCTGGCACACCGAACCGGCCGCGCTGGCCGCCGCGCTGGCGGCGCTGCCCGAACCGGTGGAGGTCACCGGTTCGGTGCTGGTCACCGCGTACGAGTGA
- a CDS encoding AAA family ATPase, which translates to MASVPVAVAAVPVTAPAPATASAPEVKRPIIEELRLTSFKSYRRAVLPMAPLTVVHGPSGAGKSNALDALSVLSRLALGEEIKSSLDGVGGPRGPLAAPVRGGLIGCVPHGRNAIILGCTVRSCVGSIRLEVVVRTDERVRIARELLTLDGRTLMETGEQDLARGRVNVTWHNDSRQGDIRAPLPSGSLITAQLPLRVAGSSKGERKVLAAAEQVLTALREMFALHPVPAAMRGWGRPEPQARLRGTAGNISAVLHRLEHECPRRWARLLRAVQAAAPHPLLGLGVARRGEAERQRLIAVFDEGVLGRTGADQASDGMLRLLAFAAVLLTGAAVLDVDPAIEVPDAHRQLVLLAEDVGAGLAAEQAAALLRLAREVTGKGDIRLLATLQEPGAALGLDGVELVECRRDPATGHSLLRRTEPAARVPVQGAARGEDAVVDLGE; encoded by the coding sequence ATGGCATCCGTACCGGTGGCGGTGGCGGCCGTACCGGTGACGGCGCCCGCGCCCGCGACCGCGTCCGCGCCGGAGGTGAAGCGCCCCATCATCGAGGAGCTGCGGCTGACCTCCTTCAAGTCCTACCGGCGGGCCGTGCTGCCGATGGCGCCGCTGACGGTGGTGCACGGGCCGTCCGGGGCGGGCAAGTCCAACGCGCTGGACGCGTTGAGCGTGCTCTCCCGGCTGGCCCTCGGGGAGGAGATCAAGTCCTCGCTGGACGGCGTCGGCGGCCCGCGCGGCCCGCTCGCCGCCCCCGTGCGCGGCGGGCTGATCGGCTGCGTGCCGCACGGGCGCAACGCGATCATCCTGGGCTGCACCGTGCGCTCCTGCGTCGGATCGATCCGGCTCGAAGTGGTGGTGCGCACCGACGAACGCGTCCGGATCGCCCGCGAACTGCTCACCCTGGACGGCCGGACCCTGATGGAGACCGGCGAACAGGACCTCGCCCGCGGCCGGGTCAACGTCACCTGGCACAACGACTCCCGGCAGGGCGACATCCGGGCCCCGTTGCCCAGCGGCAGCCTGATCACCGCCCAACTCCCGCTGCGGGTCGCCGGATCCTCCAAGGGCGAGCGCAAGGTGCTGGCCGCCGCCGAGCAGGTGCTCACCGCGCTGCGCGAGATGTTCGCGCTGCACCCCGTGCCGGCCGCGATGCGCGGCTGGGGCCGGCCCGAGCCGCAGGCCCGGTTGCGCGGCACCGCGGGCAACATCTCCGCGGTGCTCCACCGGCTGGAGCACGAGTGCCCGCGCCGCTGGGCCCGCCTGCTGCGCGCCGTCCAGGCCGCCGCCCCGCACCCGCTGCTCGGCCTCGGCGTCGCCCGCCGCGGCGAGGCCGAACGACAGCGGCTGATCGCCGTCTTCGACGAGGGCGTGCTCGGCCGCACCGGCGCCGACCAGGCCTCCGACGGCATGCTGCGGCTGCTCGCCTTCGCCGCCGTCCTGCTCACCGGCGCGGCCGTGCTGGACGTCGATCCCGCCATCGAAGTACCGGACGCGCACCGGCAGTTGGTGCTGCTCGCCGAGGACGTCGGAGCGGGCCTGGCGGCCGAACAGGCCGCCGCCCTGCTCCGGCTGGCCCGCGAGGTCACCGGCAAGGGCGACATCCGGCTGCTGGCCACCCTCCAGGAACCCGGCGCGGCCCTCGGCCTGGACGGCGTCGAACTGGTCGAGTGCCGACGCGATCCGGCCACCGGCCACAGCCTGCTGCGCCGCACCGAGCCCGCCGCCCGGGTGCCGGTGCAGGGCGCGGCGCGCGGCGAGGACGCGGTGGTAGACCTGGGGGAATGA
- a CDS encoding nucleotide pyrophosphohydrolase yields the protein MAPGPESTVSGLQRRLAEFAAARDWQQYHTPKNLASALTVEAGELLEIFQWLTPEQAADVMSDERAAHRVRDEVADVLAYLFQLCTVLEVDPLRALAEKIERNESRFPVP from the coding sequence GTGGCGCCGGGGCCGGAGTCGACGGTCTCCGGGCTGCAGCGGCGGCTGGCCGAGTTCGCGGCCGCCCGCGACTGGCAGCAGTACCACACCCCGAAGAACCTGGCCTCGGCACTGACCGTCGAGGCCGGCGAACTGCTGGAGATCTTCCAGTGGTTGACGCCCGAACAGGCCGCCGACGTGATGTCGGACGAGCGGGCGGCGCACCGGGTCCGCGACGAGGTGGCCGACGTGCTGGCCTACCTGTTCCAGCTGTGCACCGTGCTGGAGGTGGACCCGCTGCGGGCGCTGGCGGAGAAGATCGAGCGCAACGAGAGCAGGTTCCCGGTGCCCTAG
- a CDS encoding DUF6099 family protein, whose product MEALRLIKTVRHALTEARTTGDILHEAWQSGLLTEAVGARIADHEGESFATLGQLLCEAGAHTASCLRQPPEPGLDDLPGGPVGVYPEWSGPTLVERFSALGELEPVLTELALLLEQMNESLVVLACGAETESLYWSCIDGLDAGSECRDLVAELLREQRGPAGARAPDDGPGEREEREEREEGGTDLFGAGAPGAARREEPRLVVPLGPPVPAACGAQLRGEPSAGVSCSPRVAAAERRSESSPARSVVIEASSSCICSNSDFGVAGASPSAVSAVGGSVQGSDMRGPLQLGGAV is encoded by the coding sequence ATGGAGGCGCTGCGGCTGATCAAGACCGTCCGGCACGCCCTGACCGAGGCCCGGACGACCGGCGACATCCTGCACGAGGCCTGGCAGTCCGGGCTGCTCACCGAAGCGGTGGGAGCCCGGATCGCCGACCACGAGGGGGAGTCCTTCGCCACCCTCGGGCAGTTGCTCTGCGAGGCCGGCGCGCACACCGCGAGCTGCCTGCGGCAGCCGCCCGAACCGGGCCTGGACGACCTGCCCGGCGGCCCGGTCGGCGTGTACCCGGAGTGGTCCGGGCCGACGCTGGTCGAGCGGTTCAGCGCGCTCGGCGAACTGGAGCCGGTGCTGACCGAACTCGCCCTGCTGCTGGAGCAGATGAACGAGAGCCTGGTGGTGCTCGCCTGCGGGGCCGAGACCGAGAGCCTGTACTGGAGCTGCATCGACGGACTGGACGCCGGCTCCGAGTGCCGCGACCTGGTGGCCGAACTCCTGCGCGAGCAGCGGGGTCCGGCGGGTGCACGGGCCCCGGACGACGGGCCGGGGGAACGGGAGGAGCGGGAAGAACGGGAGGAGGGCGGGACGGACCTGTTCGGCGCGGGGGCGCCGGGTGCGGCCCGGCGGGAGGAGCCGAGGCTCGTGGTCCCGCTGGGCCCGCCGGTCCCGGCGGCGTGCGGCGCTCAGCTGCGGGGCGAACCGTCCGCCGGGGTGTCCTGCTCGCCGCGGGTGGCGGCGGCGGAGCGCAGATCGGAGTCGAGTCCGGCCAGGTCGGTGGTGATCGAGGCGAGCAGTTCCTGCATCTGCTCCAACAGCGACTTCGGGGTGGCGGGCGCGTCGCCGTCGGCGGTGTCCGCAGTGGGCGGCTCGGTCCAGGGCTCGGACATGAGGGGGCCCCTTCAGCTCGGTGGTGCGGTGTGA
- the dapD gene encoding 2,3,4,5-tetrahydropyridine-2,6-dicarboxylate N-succinyltransferase has protein sequence MTAETSSPASGAVAAGLATIAADGTVLDTWFPAPELAAAPGPSGTVRLSAEEAELALGPGAAEALRTDARRDVEVVAVRTVISSLDEKPLDAHDVYLRLHLLSSRLVKPHGQSLDGIFGLLANVAWTSIGPTPVANVERARLAVRAEGGQLALYGIDKFPRMTDYVAPAGVRIAHADRVRLGAHLAEGTTVMHEGFVNFNAGTLGTSMVEGRISAGVVVGDHSDVGGGSSIMGTLSGGGKQVVSVGERCLLGANAGIGISLGNDCVVEAGLYVTAGTRVTTPDGSVAKAVELSGQDNLLFRRNSQSGAVEVIARSGSWGGLNADLHSHN, from the coding sequence GTGACTGCTGAAACCTCCTCCCCCGCAAGCGGCGCGGTGGCCGCCGGCCTGGCGACCATCGCGGCCGACGGCACCGTCCTCGACACCTGGTTCCCCGCGCCCGAGCTGGCCGCCGCTCCCGGCCCGTCCGGCACCGTCCGGCTGAGCGCCGAGGAGGCCGAGCTGGCGCTCGGCCCGGGCGCCGCCGAGGCGCTCCGCACCGACGCCCGGCGCGACGTCGAGGTGGTGGCGGTGCGCACCGTGATCTCCTCGCTGGACGAGAAGCCGTTGGACGCGCACGACGTCTACCTGCGGCTGCACCTGCTCTCCTCCCGTCTGGTGAAGCCGCACGGCCAGAGCCTGGACGGCATCTTCGGCCTGCTGGCGAACGTCGCCTGGACGTCGATCGGCCCGACCCCGGTCGCCAACGTGGAGCGGGCCCGGCTGGCGGTGCGCGCCGAAGGCGGGCAGCTGGCCCTGTACGGCATCGACAAGTTCCCCCGGATGACCGACTACGTGGCGCCGGCCGGCGTCCGGATCGCCCACGCCGACCGGGTGCGCCTGGGCGCGCACCTGGCCGAGGGCACCACGGTGATGCACGAGGGCTTCGTCAACTTCAACGCGGGCACCCTGGGCACCTCGATGGTCGAGGGCCGGATCAGCGCGGGCGTGGTGGTCGGCGACCACAGCGACGTCGGCGGCGGCTCCTCGATCATGGGCACCCTCTCCGGCGGCGGCAAGCAGGTCGTCTCGGTGGGCGAGCGCTGCCTGCTGGGCGCCAACGCGGGCATCGGCATCTCGCTCGGCAACGACTGCGTGGTCGAGGCCGGCCTGTACGTCACCGCCGGCACCCGGGTCACCACGCCGGACGGCTCGGTGGCCAAGGCCGTGGAGCTGTCCGGCCAGGACAACCTGCTGTTCCGCCGCAACTCGCAGTCGGGCGCGGTCGAGGTGATCGCCCGCTCCGGTTCGTGGGGCGGTCTGAACGCGGATCTGCACTCGCACAACTGA